Proteins encoded together in one Desulfovibrio sp. UCD-KL4C window:
- the argB gene encoding acetylglutamate kinase has protein sequence MDREIMKAKFLIESLPYIKEFFGETVVIKYGGNAMIDETLKRAFALNIILLKYIGVNPVVIHGGGPQIQKMLSALNIDSHFKNGYRVTDEATMDVVEMVLVGQVNKQIVNLINLNGGKAVGLSGKDGMLIKAEQKQMVIESEAKAPEIIDLGKVGEVTEVNTTLIKSLQRDGFIPVIAPVGVDDNGSTYNINADSVAGAVASAMNAKRLHLLTDVVGLLDADKNLISSMTCREAAEAISSGVATGGMIPKLTCCIEAVHSGVKKAHIIDGRVENCVLLELFTKNGIGTEVVS, from the coding sequence ATGGATAGAGAAATAATGAAAGCTAAATTTTTGATTGAATCACTGCCATATATAAAAGAATTTTTCGGAGAAACAGTTGTTATCAAGTATGGCGGAAATGCCATGATTGATGAAACGCTTAAACGAGCCTTCGCGCTTAACATAATTCTACTTAAATATATCGGCGTAAACCCAGTGGTGATTCATGGCGGAGGGCCCCAAATTCAAAAAATGCTTAGCGCACTAAACATCGACAGCCACTTTAAGAACGGATACCGCGTAACGGATGAAGCAACCATGGATGTGGTGGAAATGGTTCTTGTCGGACAAGTGAATAAGCAGATTGTTAACCTGATCAACCTTAACGGCGGAAAAGCTGTAGGGCTTTCAGGGAAAGACGGAATGCTTATTAAAGCGGAACAGAAACAAATGGTTATCGAGTCAGAAGCAAAAGCTCCTGAAATAATAGATCTTGGCAAAGTTGGCGAAGTGACTGAAGTGAATACAACTCTTATTAAATCGTTACAACGAGACGGCTTTATTCCCGTAATTGCTCCAGTCGGAGTCGATGACAACGGCTCTACTTATAACATCAATGCGGATTCTGTTGCCGGAGCTGTTGCCTCTGCAATGAATGCCAAAAGACTCCATTTGCTTACTGATGTAGTAGGTTTGCTTGATGCGGATAAAAATCTCATTTCATCAATGACCTGCCGTGAAGCTGCGGAAGCTATATCATCCGGAGTTGCCACAGGCGGCATGATCCCTAAGCTGACATGCTGCATTGAGGCGGTACATAGCGGAGTAAAAAAAGCTCACATAATTGATGGAAGAGTTGAAAACTGCGTTTTGCTTGAACTTTTTACCAAAAACGGTATCGGCACTGAAGTCGTAAGTTAA
- a CDS encoding PilZ domain-containing protein — MDQNKRRRTRIEVEFTAQLNKSGLSVMVETQNLSMKGILCNRVEGFAVGTLCEVSILLSKEIEIHVEGKVVRSDETGLAVDFLVMSEESFTHLHKLVQYNSTDADAIDSELISPAFDA; from the coding sequence ATGGATCAAAATAAAAGACGCAGAACCCGTATTGAAGTGGAATTTACAGCTCAGCTTAATAAGAGTGGTCTTAGTGTAATGGTAGAAACTCAGAATTTAAGTATGAAAGGTATTCTCTGTAACCGCGTTGAAGGCTTTGCTGTCGGTACTTTATGTGAGGTTTCGATTCTTCTATCAAAAGAGATTGAAATACACGTTGAAGGGAAAGTTGTCCGGTCTGATGAGACTGGGCTGGCTGTAGACTTTCTTGTGATGAGTGAGGAAAGTTTTACCCATCTTCATAAGCTGGTTCAATACAATTCCACAGATGCGGATGCGATTGACAGTGAACTTATTTCACCTGCTTTTGATGCCTGA
- a CDS encoding MFS transporter — translation MNHLYKNKNLHILFSVTLMAIMGVSSIVPSLPSMMKDFGIPTSSIGLVFTIFTLPGIIFSPLAGIFADRIGRKKILVPALILFGVAGAACYFAPDYKWLLTLRLIQGVGAAAIGVINLTIIGDLFTGQDRINAMGLNAGVLSIGTALFPAIGGILAQINWHVPFLLAITALPLAWVVAYRLDNPEPSSSSAFKKYMGEALNGMKNKQVLGLFAISLLTFIILYGPIITYLPILLHSRFEASPLMIGFVISSASFVTAIAASQLGKLASFISQPRMIALSTFAYAAAMIFIPESSSALWCIIPVCFFGLGQGLNIPNSMSMLTEIAPMEHRAIFMSMNGMVLRAGQTIAPLLMGLVYSGFGLKAVFYAGVVVAAITLAITIITLHGFEANKEHTAL, via the coding sequence ATGAATCATCTCTATAAAAATAAAAATCTTCACATTTTATTTTCAGTCACCCTCATGGCAATCATGGGAGTCTCTAGTATAGTACCATCATTACCAAGCATGATGAAAGATTTCGGCATTCCGACTTCTTCCATAGGTTTAGTTTTCACCATTTTCACACTTCCAGGAATCATTTTTTCGCCACTAGCCGGAATTTTTGCTGACAGAATCGGTAGAAAAAAAATCCTTGTCCCCGCTCTGATACTTTTCGGTGTGGCTGGAGCTGCCTGCTATTTTGCTCCGGATTACAAATGGTTGCTGACTCTACGTCTTATTCAAGGTGTAGGTGCTGCTGCCATAGGGGTAATAAACCTTACCATTATAGGTGACCTTTTTACAGGGCAGGACAGAATTAATGCTATGGGACTTAATGCTGGAGTCCTCAGCATAGGAACTGCACTTTTTCCTGCAATCGGCGGCATTCTAGCCCAAATCAACTGGCATGTTCCATTTCTGCTTGCAATCACAGCTCTACCACTTGCATGGGTTGTAGCTTACAGACTTGATAACCCCGAGCCTTCATCAAGCAGCGCATTTAAAAAATATATGGGAGAAGCTCTAAATGGAATGAAAAACAAACAGGTACTGGGGCTTTTTGCAATTTCCCTGCTGACATTTATTATTTTATACGGGCCGATTATTACTTACCTACCAATTCTTCTGCACTCACGTTTTGAAGCTTCTCCGCTGATGATAGGATTTGTAATTTCAAGTGCGTCATTTGTCACCGCTATAGCAGCCTCTCAACTTGGAAAACTTGCAAGTTTTATTTCACAGCCGCGCATGATAGCTCTCTCAACATTTGCATATGCAGCGGCTATGATTTTTATTCCTGAATCAAGCTCTGCGCTTTGGTGCATAATTCCAGTCTGCTTTTTTGGCTTAGGACAGGGTCTTAATATTCCGAATTCTATGTCCATGTTAACGGAAATAGCCCCTATGGAACACCGGGCAATTTTTATGTCTATGAATGGAATGGTACTTAGGGCAGGACAAACTATTGCCCCACTACTTATGGGGCTTGTTTATTCAGGTTTTGGCCTGAAAGCTGTTTTCTATGCTGGAGTGGTAGTCGCTGCAATAACTTTGGCTATTACAATCATAACCTTACATGGATTTGAAGCCAACAAAGAGCATACGGCACTATGA
- a CDS encoding potassium channel family protein, with amino-acid sequence MTMLRLHKIFRYSPSKFTVLLGFLLLQIFLTPIAGKTIFLQQILYFYTYLVLLSAVTAIVESKAKLRIFVIFYITSFICSVLFFRDNSIHWLAMSEASDVVMIAIAIWGILIFMRKQKKVTRDLISGAICIYMLCGLLWANGYSLCMLYDRGAISGIDLSESIFGVRNLLVYFSYVTMMTIGYGDMLPANSMARALVMLQGLFGQMYLAVFVAGAIGMFLSQRDENKIIEKIEEDVKLRKH; translated from the coding sequence ATGACTATGCTAAGATTGCACAAAATATTCAGATACAGCCCTTCTAAATTTACAGTACTTTTAGGTTTTCTTCTCTTACAGATTTTTTTAACTCCAATAGCCGGCAAGACAATTTTCCTTCAGCAGATTTTGTATTTTTACACATATCTGGTGTTACTTTCAGCTGTCACAGCAATTGTTGAAAGTAAGGCTAAACTTAGAATTTTTGTCATATTCTATATAACGTCGTTCATCTGTTCCGTTTTATTCTTTAGAGATAATTCTATTCACTGGCTGGCGATGAGTGAAGCTTCTGATGTGGTGATGATTGCCATTGCAATATGGGGAATATTGATCTTCATGCGCAAACAGAAAAAAGTTACACGTGATTTAATTTCAGGAGCAATCTGTATTTATATGCTGTGCGGATTGCTTTGGGCTAATGGATACAGCTTGTGTATGCTTTATGATCGAGGTGCTATTTCAGGCATTGATCTTAGTGAATCAATTTTTGGAGTTCGTAATTTATTGGTGTACTTCAGCTATGTAACAATGATGACAATCGGCTATGGAGATATGCTTCCGGCTAATTCTATGGCCAGAGCATTGGTGATGCTGCAGGGACTTTTCGGGCAGATGTATCTGGCTGTTTTTGTAGCAGGGGCAATCGGAATGTTTCTGTCTCAGCGGGATGAGAATAAAATTATTGAAAAGATAGAGGAAGATGTAAAACTCAGAAAACATTAA
- the proB gene encoding glutamate 5-kinase → MSKMSNRLETLRDAKRIVIKIGSAVLTTSEGINLGLICRLADQLSTLHARGVDIVLVSSGAVAAGRGSIPAGSKLKDLPAKQAASSIGQSRLMHEYDETFRRFGLISSQILLTREDLRQRDRFLNVRNTLSQLLEWRVIPIINENDTVAIQELEFGDNDTLASLILNVVEADLFINLTSADGVFDKNPDTNPDAKKLSHVENISSLDLDAMCDGKTAVGSGGMFSKMRAAHRAAQLGVPTLILSGKQRMIIERVFKGEECGTWIEPDQKSVSHRKFWLAYHCDPAGDIIIDEGAQKALMAEGKSLLPAGITAIEGNFKAGELVRIVNKSGKPVAVGITSYSSTDMTMILGRKSDEINSILGKCPFREAIHRDNLLLDAAL, encoded by the coding sequence ATGAGCAAGATGAGCAACAGGCTTGAGACCCTTCGTGATGCTAAGAGAATTGTAATAAAAATAGGCAGTGCAGTTCTCACTACATCTGAAGGAATCAACCTCGGACTTATATGCAGACTGGCTGATCAGTTATCAACTTTGCATGCACGCGGAGTTGATATAGTTCTTGTTTCATCAGGTGCTGTTGCTGCCGGCAGGGGATCTATTCCTGCAGGTTCTAAGCTTAAAGATCTTCCTGCAAAACAAGCGGCCTCCTCTATCGGGCAAAGCCGCTTGATGCACGAATATGATGAAACATTCCGCAGATTCGGCCTAATTTCATCACAAATTTTACTTACCCGTGAAGACTTAAGACAGCGTGACCGTTTTCTTAACGTCCGCAACACTCTCTCACAACTTCTTGAGTGGCGTGTAATTCCTATCATTAATGAAAACGATACCGTTGCAATTCAGGAACTTGAGTTCGGAGACAATGATACTCTTGCAAGTTTAATTCTGAATGTTGTGGAAGCAGATCTTTTCATTAATCTCACTTCCGCTGACGGGGTATTTGATAAGAACCCTGACACGAATCCAGACGCAAAAAAACTTTCCCACGTTGAAAACATAAGTTCTCTTGATCTAGATGCCATGTGCGACGGAAAAACGGCTGTTGGGTCAGGCGGCATGTTCTCCAAAATGAGAGCAGCGCACAGGGCTGCACAGCTCGGAGTTCCAACGCTTATATTATCTGGCAAACAGCGCATGATTATTGAGCGTGTGTTTAAGGGCGAAGAATGTGGAACATGGATTGAACCTGATCAAAAAAGTGTTTCCCATCGCAAATTCTGGCTTGCATATCATTGCGACCCAGCCGGAGATATAATCATCGACGAAGGCGCGCAAAAAGCTCTTATGGCCGAGGGTAAAAGCCTGCTTCCTGCCGGTATTACCGCTATTGAAGGGAATTTTAAAGCAGGTGAACTTGTAAGAATTGTCAATAAATCAGGGAAACCGGTTGCAGTTGGAATCACCAGTTACAGTTCAACCGATATGACCATGATCCTCGGACGTAAATCAGACGAGATAAATTCAATTCTGGGCAAATGCCCATTCCGCGAAGCAATCCACAGAGATAACCTGCTTTTAGACGCAGCTCTCTAA
- the obgE gene encoding GTPase ObgE, translated as MKFFDEATITVRSGKGGNGCVAFRRERYIPKGGPCGGDGGKGGDLIFRGSADLLSLYDFRLKRVYEARNGMQGMGSDKYGKAADDMILDLPIGTLVYEVNEDGSEKLLADLTKEGKEVVICKGGDGGRGNIHFKSSTNQTPRQAEDGFPGEEKRLRLQLKIIADVGLLGLPNAGKSTFISKISAAKPKIAAYPFTTLVPNLGVIDDDFGNKLVIADIPGLIEGASTGMGLGHRFLKHVERTRFLIHILSSEDLSLESPFEGFNMLDEELRVYDEELANKTQLRVINKIDLLSEEDLATLKEKAKEANEEIYFISALHADGIKKLVKDMWDRFNTMNQEEKDEQDEQQA; from the coding sequence ATGAAATTTTTTGATGAAGCAACAATCACAGTCCGCTCTGGAAAAGGCGGCAACGGATGCGTGGCTTTCAGGCGTGAACGGTACATACCTAAAGGTGGCCCCTGCGGCGGAGATGGCGGTAAAGGCGGAGATTTAATCTTTCGCGGTAGTGCCGACCTCTTATCCCTTTATGACTTCAGACTTAAAAGAGTCTACGAAGCCAGAAACGGAATGCAGGGAATGGGTAGTGATAAGTATGGCAAAGCTGCGGACGACATGATCCTAGATCTGCCTATCGGTACACTTGTTTATGAAGTAAATGAGGACGGTTCCGAAAAACTTCTCGCAGACCTGACAAAAGAAGGTAAAGAAGTTGTTATCTGCAAAGGCGGTGACGGCGGACGCGGTAACATTCACTTCAAGTCATCTACAAACCAGACTCCAAGACAAGCTGAAGACGGCTTCCCCGGCGAAGAAAAGCGACTTCGTCTGCAACTTAAAATTATTGCAGATGTTGGTTTACTTGGACTTCCTAATGCTGGTAAATCAACATTCATATCTAAAATTTCTGCTGCTAAACCTAAAATTGCAGCATACCCATTCACCACCCTTGTTCCTAATCTTGGCGTTATTGACGATGACTTTGGCAACAAGCTGGTCATTGCTGATATTCCTGGACTTATCGAAGGAGCCAGCACAGGGATGGGACTGGGGCACAGATTTCTAAAACATGTTGAGCGTACCAGATTTCTTATTCATATCCTTAGCTCCGAAGATCTCAGTCTTGAATCACCTTTTGAAGGTTTCAATATGCTGGACGAAGAACTCCGTGTATATGATGAAGAACTTGCAAATAAAACTCAGCTTCGTGTAATTAACAAAATTGATTTGCTGTCTGAAGAAGATCTTGCAACTTTGAAAGAAAAAGCTAAAGAAGCAAACGAAGAAATCTATTTTATATCAGCGTTACACGCAGACGGAATTAAGAAGCTTGTAAAAGACATGTGGGATAGATTCAACACCATGAATCAAGAGGAAAAAGATGAGCAAGATGAGCAACAGGCTTGA
- the rpmA gene encoding 50S ribosomal protein L27 — MAHKKAGGSSKNGRDSNAKYRGVKRYAGQEVLAGSILVRQVGTKIHPGKNVGTGKDWTLFALVDGVVKYEKYVRNNRSKTRVLIVPAEA, encoded by the coding sequence ATGGCACATAAGAAAGCGGGCGGTAGCTCGAAGAACGGTCGCGATAGTAATGCTAAATACCGTGGTGTAAAGCGTTACGCTGGTCAGGAAGTTTTAGCTGGTAGTATCCTAGTTCGTCAGGTTGGAACTAAAATCCACCCCGGCAAGAACGTTGGTACAGGCAAAGACTGGACTTTGTTTGCACTGGTTGACGGTGTTGTAAAATACGAAAAGTATGTTCGCAACAACCGTAGCAAAACCAGAGTTCTCATCGTTCCTGCTGAAGCCTAA
- the rplU gene encoding 50S ribosomal protein L21, with translation MYAIIETGGKQFRVEEGLELNIQKMDVEAGTKVDLDKILLIGQGEDIKIGAPYVEGAKVACTILEHGRDKKIIVFKKRRRKDSQTKQGHRQDYTRIKVEAIQA, from the coding sequence ATGTACGCAATAATAGAGACTGGCGGCAAGCAGTTCCGCGTTGAAGAAGGCTTGGAACTCAATATCCAGAAAATGGACGTTGAAGCAGGCACTAAGGTCGATCTTGATAAAATTCTTCTCATCGGTCAGGGCGAAGATATAAAAATCGGAGCTCCTTACGTTGAAGGCGCGAAAGTAGCCTGCACAATCCTTGAACACGGCCGTGATAAAAAAATCATCGTTTTCAAGAAAAGACGCAGGAAAGACTCTCAGACCAAACAGGGTCATCGTCAGGATTATACAAGAATCAAAGTTGAAGCTATTCAAGCTTAA
- a CDS encoding DUF5714 domain-containing protein, which yields MPFKLTEWVRITHDNIPVYIRPESPDWFVPTKAGDELLQKLSKDESRSLSVAEEKFLMRLPDEATTTYHGRKELLQLGKLRELWFHLTNKCNISCNHCLFGSSPTVSSTSDSELPTKRVLELTAQAEKLGCTLFALTGGEPLIHPGADKIITRILEIESSHVAILSNGLNAQKFFSKNRYNFERCHLQISVDGIKDTHDEIRGQGMFAVLKKSLNWLSSEGIPFTLSMCVTKSNVAQMKEVIEFAAQTGASNVHFMWYFVRGRGKAQRFVASETIYTHLLEAMDASKRTGVAIDNIEAIKSMIFAPCGTIHDGSTAGWESLAVGPDNKIYPSPATVGIDALGTPIDIDLEESWKKSLVLTELRQTTCKDISTPFKLLLGGGDTDHSWMHSEEFTGNDPYARLYEKTALKLITDKAAQSTDHNSPKLLLKMGDKLDKCSDHGKVALTHTNCLLAVAGKDSLTIVKDFYTAAADTAKEDILNPACYAPELMEHIPEKFRFRGYGCGSPVMDAEIKSGEYVVDLGSGRGIECFIASKIVGPSGKVTGIDMLDPMLDHSRIGKQEVAANLGYDNMNFRKGYLESLPIEDNSANLLLSNCVLNLSADKRKTFSEMFRVLKPGGRLTISDVVCENEPGPEIRNDDTLHGECIAGAQTIKNLVGLLDEAGFKSICMLKRFPYRVVGGHNFYSLTFSALKPSVKNMTKVMFRGPFATGQTAQGELLVPGTITEIPLEEAHQLGEQIFILDDEGNISNMMVGSSCCCPTPDSFDKPADTAMADLPSAGHGVSMKNSTGCMVCGAELTYLTEYEKKICAFCGEEHEANACCENNHFVCDKCHSEDGLEVLPHILISSTETDMIDLLMKVRNHPAIPMHGPEHHALVPGIIVAAYRNSGGKINNKVIETAISRGAKIAGGFCGFMGICGAAIGVGVAISAILEATPLTPDLRSTAQKGTLTALELIAKIKAARCCQRDSWLALQAAAEVSKATLGLRITADKHMVCSQMDSNQECMGRKCPVILNNKGNHIPLTLKLNLSVNSVKKS from the coding sequence TTGCCTTTTAAGCTTACCGAATGGGTTAGGATCACACACGACAACATCCCTGTTTATATCAGACCTGAATCCCCAGACTGGTTTGTACCTACAAAAGCAGGTGACGAACTGCTCCAAAAATTATCCAAAGATGAAAGCAGATCTTTATCGGTTGCCGAAGAAAAATTTCTTATGCGGCTACCGGATGAAGCAACTACCACCTACCACGGCAGAAAAGAACTCCTGCAACTCGGTAAGCTCCGTGAGCTTTGGTTCCACCTGACTAATAAGTGCAATATCAGCTGTAATCACTGTCTATTCGGATCATCACCTACAGTATCCTCAACATCTGATTCTGAGCTTCCAACCAAAAGAGTCCTTGAACTTACCGCACAGGCTGAAAAACTCGGGTGCACACTTTTTGCTTTAACTGGCGGTGAGCCTTTGATCCACCCGGGAGCAGATAAAATTATCACCAGAATACTGGAGATCGAGTCAAGCCATGTAGCCATTCTTTCCAATGGCCTTAACGCACAAAAATTCTTCTCAAAAAACCGCTACAACTTCGAACGCTGCCACCTGCAAATCAGCGTAGACGGCATCAAAGATACGCATGATGAAATCAGAGGACAGGGAATGTTTGCGGTTCTGAAAAAGTCCTTAAACTGGCTTTCATCTGAGGGAATACCGTTTACACTTTCCATGTGTGTTACAAAGTCTAATGTTGCGCAGATGAAAGAAGTAATTGAATTTGCGGCTCAAACCGGAGCTTCGAACGTCCACTTCATGTGGTATTTCGTGCGTGGAAGGGGAAAAGCACAGCGATTTGTTGCTTCGGAGACCATCTATACTCACCTACTTGAAGCGATGGACGCAAGTAAGCGCACCGGAGTAGCAATCGACAATATAGAAGCAATAAAAAGTATGATTTTTGCGCCTTGCGGAACCATCCATGATGGATCTACAGCAGGATGGGAATCACTTGCTGTTGGGCCTGACAACAAAATCTACCCTTCACCCGCCACTGTCGGCATTGATGCACTTGGTACTCCTATTGATATAGACCTCGAAGAAAGCTGGAAAAAAAGTCTTGTTCTGACCGAACTTCGCCAAACAACTTGCAAAGACATCTCCACGCCATTCAAACTGCTGCTAGGCGGCGGAGATACAGATCATAGCTGGATGCACAGTGAAGAGTTCACAGGAAATGACCCTTACGCCAGGTTATATGAAAAAACAGCTCTAAAACTTATCACAGACAAAGCTGCACAAAGCACTGACCATAATTCACCAAAATTACTGCTCAAAATGGGCGACAAGCTCGATAAATGTTCAGATCATGGCAAAGTAGCTCTTACTCATACCAACTGTCTTTTAGCGGTTGCAGGTAAAGACAGCCTTACGATTGTAAAAGATTTTTATACTGCGGCCGCTGATACAGCCAAAGAAGATATCTTAAATCCAGCATGTTACGCGCCCGAGTTGATGGAACACATTCCTGAAAAATTCAGATTTCGCGGATATGGATGCGGATCACCGGTTATGGACGCAGAAATCAAATCCGGAGAATACGTTGTAGACCTAGGTAGCGGGCGTGGGATTGAATGTTTTATAGCCTCTAAAATTGTCGGTCCTTCTGGCAAAGTAACCGGAATAGATATGCTTGACCCGATGCTGGACCATTCCCGCATCGGCAAACAAGAGGTCGCGGCAAATTTAGGATATGACAACATGAATTTTCGTAAAGGGTATCTCGAATCTCTTCCGATCGAAGATAACTCTGCGAACCTGCTGCTTTCAAACTGTGTACTGAATTTATCTGCTGACAAGCGTAAAACATTTTCTGAAATGTTCAGGGTATTGAAACCCGGCGGAAGACTGACAATATCCGATGTTGTTTGCGAAAATGAACCAGGCCCAGAAATCCGCAATGATGACACTCTGCATGGTGAATGCATCGCCGGAGCACAGACCATTAAAAACCTTGTGGGCTTGCTGGACGAGGCAGGATTTAAATCTATCTGCATGCTCAAACGTTTTCCATACAGAGTCGTTGGCGGACATAACTTTTACTCTTTAACATTTTCAGCCCTTAAACCGTCTGTTAAAAATATGACAAAAGTCATGTTCAGAGGTCCGTTTGCAACAGGACAGACTGCGCAAGGCGAGTTGCTTGTTCCAGGAACCATCACAGAAATCCCTCTAGAAGAAGCTCATCAGCTTGGTGAACAGATTTTTATTCTTGATGACGAGGGCAACATATCTAATATGATGGTAGGATCATCATGCTGCTGCCCAACTCCTGATTCATTTGATAAACCTGCTGATACAGCAATGGCTGATCTGCCATCTGCGGGGCACGGTGTTAGCATGAAAAATTCGACAGGCTGTATGGTTTGCGGAGCTGAACTTACATATCTGACAGAATACGAAAAAAAAATCTGTGCATTCTGCGGTGAAGAGCATGAAGCAAACGCATGCTGCGAAAACAATCATTTTGTCTGTGATAAATGCCACAGTGAAGACGGGCTGGAAGTACTGCCACACATCCTTATAAGCAGCACAGAAACTGATATGATTGATCTTCTCATGAAAGTTAGAAATCATCCGGCAATCCCAATGCACGGCCCTGAGCACCATGCATTGGTTCCGGGGATTATTGTTGCCGCTTATCGCAACAGCGGCGGGAAGATAAATAACAAAGTAATTGAAACGGCTATTTCGCGCGGAGCTAAAATAGCTGGAGGGTTCTGCGGATTTATGGGAATATGCGGAGCAGCTATAGGAGTAGGTGTGGCAATAAGTGCAATTCTTGAGGCTACTCCGCTTACACCTGATTTAAGATCAACCGCACAAAAGGGAACCCTGACTGCGCTTGAATTAATTGCAAAAATCAAAGCAGCAAGATGCTGCCAGCGTGACTCGTGGCTGGCTCTTCAGGCTGCGGCCGAAGTATCAAAGGCAACTCTTGGCTTGCGTATTACGGCAGACAAGCATATGGTCTGCTCCCAAATGGACAGCAATCAGGAGTGCATGGGCAGAAAATGTCCGGTAATCCTTAACAATAAAGGGAATCATATTCCTCTGACTCTAAAACTGAACTTAAGCGTTAATTCTGTTAAAAAAAGTTAA
- a CDS encoding ComF family protein, with product MISGLISYFSPIAVFESLKSLFTEKRCPVCHAPHSNTKLLCPNCYNKIINESEHDETTKPQDIYFYAPYRGLLRDLIIDWKFNNNFGYSALLSQFAASVAESIPETVRPDITVPVPLHPSRLRKRGFNQSRIIADSVATILGAELSDRALVRNRITIPQAKLSREKRTENLKNAFTAEKSIIAGKTILLVDDVYTTGSTIHECSRTLIEAGAIKVEVLVLAKTLL from the coding sequence ATGATCTCCGGCCTTATTTCATATTTTTCGCCGATCGCCGTATTTGAAAGTCTGAAATCACTCTTTACAGAAAAAAGATGCCCAGTATGCCATGCTCCGCATTCAAATACAAAACTCCTTTGCCCTAACTGTTACAATAAAATCATCAATGAATCTGAACATGATGAAACTACTAAGCCGCAAGATATATACTTTTATGCGCCCTATAGAGGATTGCTACGTGATTTAATCATAGACTGGAAATTCAATAACAACTTTGGATATAGTGCATTACTATCACAATTTGCAGCAAGTGTTGCCGAATCTATTCCTGAAACAGTACGGCCTGATATTACTGTTCCGGTCCCTCTCCATCCTTCGCGCCTGCGCAAAAGAGGATTTAACCAGAGTCGTATCATAGCTGACAGCGTTGCAACAATTCTAGGTGCCGAACTTTCTGACCGTGCTCTCGTAAGAAATCGCATAACTATCCCCCAAGCCAAGCTTTCAAGAGAAAAACGCACCGAAAATCTTAAAAATGCTTTTACGGCAGAAAAATCAATCATTGCAGGTAAAACAATACTGCTGGTTGACGATGTCTACACTACCGGATCGACAATTCACGAATGCTCCCGTACATTAATTGAGGCTGGAGCAATCAAAGTTGAGGTATTAGTTTTGGCAAAGACCTTGCTTTAA
- a CDS encoding response regulator, whose protein sequence is MNCTGLSKFKILVADDSRPVRLVLKTYLAQLGFEPTFAENGTEALQQLTDKKFDVAFMDVYMPEINGTEVVSKVRNEGITIPIFAMTTGDDEEMLAKCLDCGYNSFLLKPIIKTELAKIISKLTDSY, encoded by the coding sequence ATGAATTGTACGGGTTTATCAAAATTTAAAATTTTAGTTGCAGATGATTCCCGCCCTGTGCGCCTTGTACTAAAAACATACTTGGCCCAACTAGGTTTTGAACCAACCTTTGCAGAAAATGGAACTGAAGCCCTTCAACAACTCACTGACAAAAAATTTGATGTAGCGTTTATGGACGTATACATGCCCGAAATAAATGGAACAGAAGTAGTCTCTAAAGTCAGAAATGAAGGAATAACTATACCTATTTTTGCCATGACAACAGGTGACGATGAGGAGATGTTAGCAAAATGTCTGGATTGTGGATACAACAGCTTTCTGCTTAAGCCGATCATAAAAACAGAGCTGGCTAAAATAATTTCAAAATTAACCGATTCATACTAA
- a CDS encoding flavodoxin family protein, whose protein sequence is MKQPPVIFACSHHRKGNSDLAANLFLEGIQKAGGNAEIVTLGDLDFHHCIGCLNCRTSKDNLCIFATKDKAQDLYLKIIHAPFTFFTSPIYFYHLPSRLKTFIDRGQWAFEAMNQSAPLFYNLAQRPSYACFVAGRPKGEKLFEGAELSLKFFLKFFKASLEPAITFKGIDYPEDLKNQPDKCDILIQAGIDAWKRSLQS, encoded by the coding sequence ATGAAACAACCTCCGGTAATTTTTGCGTGCAGTCATCATAGAAAAGGCAACAGTGATTTAGCTGCAAACCTTTTCCTTGAAGGTATTCAAAAAGCCGGAGGAAATGCAGAAATAGTTACTCTAGGTGATTTAGATTTTCACCACTGTATTGGATGTCTAAACTGCCGCACATCAAAGGACAATCTTTGTATTTTTGCAACCAAAGATAAAGCACAGGATCTTTACCTTAAGATTATCCATGCACCGTTTACCTTCTTTACTTCGCCGATATATTTTTATCATCTTCCATCGCGGTTAAAAACTTTTATTGACCGCGGACAGTGGGCTTTTGAAGCGATGAATCAGTCTGCTCCGCTATTTTATAATTTAGCTCAGCGCCCTTCTTACGCCTGCTTTGTTGCAGGCAGACCTAAAGGTGAAAAGTTATTTGAAGGTGCGGAGCTTTCGCTGAAATTTTTTCTAAAATTTTTCAAGGCATCCCTTGAACCTGCTATTACTTTCAAAGGAATTGATTACCCGGAAGACCTTAAGAACCAACCGGATAAATGTGATATTTTGATCCAGGCAGGAATAGACGCATGGAAAAGGAGCCTTCAGTCATGA